GTCTCGGTCATTGACGCGCTCCCGCCCGGGCGGAAACCCGTGCGGACCTGGCTGTTCGCAGACGGGCAGAAGCGCCGGGCCTATCAGCTCCTGCAGGACGAGGTTCGGGCCGGACGGCAGGGCTATGTCGTGTATCCGCTCGTGGAGGAGTCGGAGAAGGTGGACCTGCAGGCGGCGATGCAGGCGGCCGAGCGGCTGCAGGCCAGGGAGTTCCGTTCGGCCCGGGTGGGGCTGTTGCACGGCCGGATGAAGGCGGAGGAGAAGGATCGGACGATGGCGGCCTTCAAGGCCGGAGAGATCCAGGTTCTGGTCGCCACGACCGTGGTGGAGGTGGGAGTGGACGTGGCCAACGCCACCGTCATGCTGATCGAGCATGCGGAACGGTTCGGGCTCGCCCAACTACACCAGTTGCGCGGGCGGGTGGGCCGGGGCCCGCTCCAGTCGTACTGTCTGCTGGTGAAGTCCGGCCGAGGGAGAGACGTGCCCGCTCAGGCCGGGAAGAGCGTGGGGCGGCGGGCTTCCGCCGACCCCGCCGCGTCTCCGGCGCGCCGCCGCCTCGAGGCGCTGGTGCAGTCGAGCGACGGCTTCGTGATCGCGGAGGAGGACTTGCGCATCAGGGGGCCGGGAGAATTCTTCGGGGTCCGGCAGTGGGGCGCCCCGGAGTTCCGGGCCGCCAACCTGATCCGGGACGGGGTGCTGCTCGAGCAGGCGAGGCGGGAAGCCTTCGCGCTGCTGGCCGCCGATCCGGGCTTGAGCCAGCCGTCCCATCGGGCGTTGCGGGAGACGATGCTCCGCCGGTGGAAGGACAAGCTGGCCCTGGGCTCGGTGAGTTGATGCGCGGGTCCTGTCGCCGACCACCCCGGCTGTCCTCGCGCCACCCATCCCCCCGTGGGATCGAGTTGCCATGCGGTGTCCCGTGGGCTGAGTTGTGCCTAGCCACTTCTATGCGTCCACAAGCTACTCGCCCCTTCCGCTGCGGGCAGCCGGGGTCCCTGGTCGGTGCCACCCGCTTGTTTTATCCGAGTCGCAGGGCTTAGAGAGGAAAGGAGTGGGAACATGGGAGTGCTGCAGCGGATCAGACACGACCTGAAGACGGGCTGGGCCACCTTGCGCTATGGCACGGCCCGGGCTGCCAGCCGCGCGCTGGAGGAGGCGGAACTGTTGCGGCTGCGGCTTGAGGTCCGGAAGCTGGACGATCGGATGAAGGAGCTTTGCCGGGAGATCGGGGAACGGGCGGTCGAGCTGCATGAACGGGGCGAGCCGACTGGGCAGGTCCTGGCGGACTTCGAGATCGTCCGGGCCGCGGAGCGGGTCCATGCGTTGAAAGGCGAGCGGGCCAAGTTGCTCGCGGAGATGCAGGAGACGAGACTCTCCGGCTGACCGGTGCCGATGCGGGAATCTCCAAAATCCATGGTGCTGGCCGGCGTGGACATCGGCACCCTGACGTGCCGGTTGCTGATTGCCCGGGTGGGGGCCGAGGGCCGGCTGTCCGAGCTCCATGCGCAGCGGCAGGTGCTTCGGCTGGGCGAAGGGCTGGCGCGCGGGGGCCGGCTGAAGCCCGCAGCCATGGCGCGCGTGATCGCGACGCTGGCCAGGTGGCGTAGGATCATCGAGACCTACCAGGTGGACGGGGAGGCGGTCGTGGCGACCAGCGCGGTGCGGGAAGCGACCAACCGGGAGGAATTCCTGGCGAAGGCCAAGCAGGAAGCCGGGTTTTCGGTGGAGGTGATCAGTGGGGAGGAAGAGGCCCGGCGGACCATGCTCGGCATCCGGTCCGGGCTCCCCAAAGGCGTCTCGGCGATCCTGGGCCTCGACATCGGCGGTGGCAGCACGGAGTTCATCCTGGACCGGCCGAACCGGCCTCCGGTGATCCGATCCATCGAGATCGGGGTGGTCCGCCTCACCGAACAGGCTCTGCTGCACGATCCGCCGACGGCGGAGGAGATCGCCAGGGCGAGCGAGGCGGTCGTCGTTGCGGCGGATTCCGTGCGGCCGGTTCTGGGAGATTTGCACGGCACGACCTTCGTCGGGGCCGCCGGCACCATCACGACGCTGGCCGCCATGGCTCTGGGACTGTCGGCCTACGAAGGGGCCAGGATTCACAACTACCGGCTGGAGCTGGAGACGGTGCGTCGGCTGGAGCGCGAGTTGCTCAGCCGATCCAAGGCGCAGCGCCGCGGAACGCCGGGGTTGGAGGCAGGCCGGGAGGACGTGATCGCAGCCGGGACTCTCATCCTGCGCGGGGTGATGGAGCGGTTGGGCTATGAGGCCTGCCTGGTCAGCGACCTGGGGTTGCGCGAGGGGATCGTGCTGGATCTGGCAGTACGACTCCGGGAGCGTGATCAGTGATGAGTGATCGGTGATGGGGAGAGCGCAGTCTCGCCTGTCACCCATCACCCTTCACGCTTCACCGGCTGTCACCGTCCCTGCGAGTACCAGCGGAATCCTTTGGACACCTGGTAGGTGGGGCGGAGAGCCGCACCCGGCTTTTCCAGGAGCAGGACCTTGAAGTCCCAGAGGCCGAACCAGGCTGGATCAATGATCTCGTGATAGTGGCAGCCGAGCAGCTTCGGCAGCAGGTCTCCCAACGTCTGCTTCAGCTCTCCCTCCGTGTAGGCGCGGATCGCGAACGGCTTGCCTTGCGCCGCACAGAAGCGCTGGATCGTGTAGGCGGCGCCGGTGCAGAGGACCTTCGTGTCCGGCCGGATCACGAGGAACTGGGGCAGCGCCGAGTACCGGTCTTGAAAGCCCAGCCAGCGGGCGGCGTGACGCAGGTGCTGGTACTGGACTTCATACTCCGTGTGTCCCGGCAGCTTGACCGGAGCGGGCCACCCCTTCTCGATCCCGAATTCGACCAGGATCGCCCGGCCGCCCGGCTTCAGGACCCGCCACAGCTCGCTCAGAAACCGAATGGGACCCAGGTTGAAGATGAAGGTCTCCGGCAGGTCGTCGCCCAGCGGGAGCCGTATCCGACGGATCCAATCGAGGGCTTCCTGGTGCAGCGCCGTCTCCCCCTTGCCCGCTTCGACCTCGCGGCGGGTCAGTTGCACGGGCGTCATGTCCGCCAGATTTTCGTTGTCAACGATCAGGTCCACGCTGGCCGTGCGCAGGGGCAGCCACTCCGCGTGGGCCTGGGTGCCGCAGGCGTGCCAGCCGGCCTCCCGCGCCAGGCCCAATTGGGAGCGCAGGAACGGGCCGGTGAGGTCCAGGAACAGATAACGCATGCCCAGCTTTTCCGCCGGGAAGAGCTCCGCGGCCATCTCGCGGGCCAGGTACCCGAGACCACCCCCCACCTCCACGACGAGGCGCGGTTTCGGGTTCCACCAGCCGAGTCGGCGCAGGTGCTTCGCCAGCAGCCGACCGTAGGTCAACCCCTGCAGGGCCTCGCAGGGCTCCCGAAACAGATGGGAGACGGTGGTTTCGATCTGGTCGAAGTGCCCTTCCTGGGTCTCGATGTCGTGCAGGTGAAACTCTGACAGGTGCTCCGCCCCCTCGAAGCCCTGGCGGCCGGACCAGCCCTCGCGGATCTGTTGCAGGAGCAGGTCCCACTTGGCCTGGCTCCGGTGCGCGTTCGGCGGTTCCGATCCGTAATAACAGAGGGAGTAGCGGGGCAGCGGCCAGCGCTCCAGGTGCCAGCGCCCGGTCTCTCCGTCCGGTCCGCAGACCCACTTGCCGAACTTGTCCAGGAGCCAGCCCACCGTCGCCTTGCCGTCCATGGCCGTGAGCAACTCCATGCCCATGCGGTTCAGGCGCACCAGCGGCAGGTGATCGTCCAGCGGCGCGAGCCACCATTCGTCCGGCTCGTGCTGGTAGACCACCATGTCCGGCGTCCTCCAGACCCGCAGGCCCAGCACGTCGCCGGCGAGGTCCAGAGGTTCCTGCGGGGCGGAGGCCGGGTGACTCGGTGCGCGCTCGGTCATCAGACGAAGGGTACACGAAGGAGTTCGGCCGAGGCAAGCAGGCGGGGACCGGTCAAGTCTGCGCGGGAATCGTCATCGGCTCTACGACGATCAGGACGCCGCGCATGATCGGATGGAGCGAACAGTGATAGGGGTACCGGCCGGGAGGGAGACCGGGAAGCGTGAAGCTCCCGTTCGGTGCGACCGATCCGGAGTCGAAGGCGCAGCCGGTTGGCGCTCCGTCCGGATCGTCGATCGAGCAGCCGTCGTGGGTGACCGTATGGTGGGACGCGGTCGGGTTGTCCCAGCGGACCGCCGCGCCGGTGGTGACGGTGGCCGAGGCGGGCATGTAGTAGGGTGATCCGCTGTCGATGATGATCTGGAAGGTCGGGGCCGCCGCAGTCCCCGGTCCCGCCGCCGACCACAGGAGGCCGGCCGCCAGCGCCGGGAGCACCGTAGGAATTCTGCGTTGAAAGCCCTTGGGGGACATCCGGGCCATGGATCGCACCATTCGCTAAGAGCCGCGAACCACCCGAAGGGTTCGCCGTATTGATGTTCATTATACCAAACACCGGGCGGCTTGCGGACTTCCCATCCGGTTCCTGGCAAAGCCCTTTGGGCTCTTGCTATACTCGGCGTCCTGGGCCGGCTGTAGACACTTGGAGGGCAAGATCATGGTCTCTCGGATCCTGCTGGCGAGCTGGTTTCTGAGTTGGCTGTTGCCTGGCTCGTCGGCTCTTGCCTTTCGGATCACGGCGCCGGTCGCGGACTCGACGCTCGCGTCGGGGCAGGAGATTCCCGTTCGCGTCGAGTTGGGCATGGAGATCGGGATCAGCCGGGTGCGGTACTACTGGTACCGGCAGGGCGAGGAGCCGCTCGTGGCCCAACTGGCCCGACCGGCCCTGGAGGCGACGGCCTCCGTGTCGCCTCCTTACGGCGGGACGCTCCGAGTGCCGGCCGAGGCTTTCGGCGTGCTGCGGCTCCTAGCGGTGGGGGAGGTCACCCGCGGCCGGCTGGCGGGCAAGGAAGAGTTCGACGAGGTTCTGGTCCGGGTTGCGCCGCAGGCGGCCCTGACGGGGGTCGAGTTCGAGGTGGAGAAGCCCTGGCGGCTGGAGACCTTGGGAAAGATCCTGGAGGTGCCGGTCGTGGGACAGTTCGCTGATGGGGTGACCCGTCGCATCGGCGGAGCGTCGTCCGGCAGCGTCTACCGGAGCTCGGACGAAGCCGTCGTCGCCGTCGATTCGGACGGCCTGATCCGGGTCGCGGGCAACGGGCGGGCGATCGTGACGGTCGCCAACGGGGGCAAGGAAGGGACGATCTCGGTCGTGGTCAAAGCCGACGGGGAGGACAATCGGGCGCCGATTGCGAGGGCCGGGCCGGATCTGACCGTCAAAGGGGGGACCACCGTCGTGTTGAACGCCCTTCGAAGCTCGGATCCGGATGGCGACCCGCTGCAGTACGAGTGGACGCAGATTCGGGGCAACAAGGTGTCGCTCCTGGACCCGGGCAGTGCCAAGGCCACCTTCGTTGCCCCCGTCGTGTCGGCGCGTCGGCTCTTGCAGTTCCGGCTGCGCGTCACCGATATGAAAGGACCGGACACGGTGAAGGGGGCCGACGGCCTGCCCGCCTACGTCAACGTCTGGGTCGAACCGTAGCCCCCGCCCTCTCCGTTTCCTCCGGCGAGACCGTCAGGGGCCGCAGAGGCGGCCCCTGACGGAGCACGTCGCGGCGATCACGCTACCTGTTCGGTTGCGGCGTATAGCGCAGGTACGGCTTCACCGCTTTGAACCCCTTGGGAAACAGATTCTTGGCGTCGGCGTCGGACACGGCCGGGGTGATGATGCAGTCCTCGCCGTCCTTCCAGTTGGCAGGCGTGGCGACCTTGTAGTTGGCCGTCAACTGGAGGGAGTCGATGACCCGCAGCAGCTCGTCGAAGTTGCGGCCCGTGGAAGCCGGGTAGGTGAGCGTGAGCTTGATCTTTTTGTCGGGGCCGATGACGAACACGGACCGGACCGTCATGTTGTCCAGGGCGTTCGGGTGGATCATGTCATAGAGCGTCGCGACCTTCCGCTCCGGATCCGCAATCAGCGGGTAGTTCACGGTGCAACGCTGGGTTTCGTTGATGTCGTTGATCCAGCCCTTGTGAGCGTCCATGGGATCCACGCTGATCGCGATGACCTTGACGTTGCGCTTCTTGAACTCGGGCATGATCTTGGCTACGGTCCCGAGCTCGGTGGTGCAGACCGGCGTGAAGTCCTTGGGATGCGAGAAGAGGATGCCCCACCCGTTACCCAGCCATTCGTGGAAGTTGATCCTGCCCTCTGTCGTATCCGCCGTGAAATTCGGCGCTTCGTCTCCCAGACGCAAAGCCATGGCACACTCCTTTCGTTGAAGAAGGTTGAGATATGGATGGTGGTCTTGGGCATGGTGTACGATACCGCCAACCGGGGCGGAAGTTCAACGGCGAGATGCCGTCGGACGGCCTGCCGGACGTGACAGGAGGGCGGTTGCACGGAGGGGGGGATTCGTGCTAGATGGGTTCCCCTAGAGTCGTAGTCGGCGCAGTGAGTCGGTCAGAGGAGGAGGCGATGGCGACCAAGCGGAAAAAGGCGAAAAAACCCCGCTCCAAGCCCCGTGTGAAAGCGGCCAAGGCCGCTAAGAAGAAGCGGAAGGTTGCCGCCAAGCGTCCGGCGCGCAGGAAGGCGACGGTCAAGCGGCGCAAGGCCGCGGTCGGCAAGAAGGCCGCTCAAAAGGCCAAGAAGGGGAAGGCTCCGGCAAAGGCGAAGGCCAGAGTCAAGGCGAAGCCCAAAGCCAAGGCCCCGATCGTGCCGGCGGCGCCTCCCAGCGGCGGGCCGGAGGTTTCAAGGCCGGCCATGGAGGAATCCAAGTCTCTGCATGACGAGCTGGCCGAGGACATCGCCTTGCCGGAAGACTTGGAGGAGGACATCCCCGGGGAGGACATGAATCTCGATGATGACGAAGAGGCCGAGCCGGACTACCTCGACCGGCCCGACGACGTGGCCGGGGACAATGACGAGTATCACGGTTCTTGACGCGTGCAGCGCACGACGCCCGTCGCCGACTGATCCTCCTCACCGCTCTGACGACGCTGCCGCCTCCACGGTGCTTGCCCGCGCCCTGGGCGTGGGGTTGTCCGAGGCTGGCGCCGTCGTTTCTCCATCGTGAGCCATTTCCTGTTCGTGGCGGGAGCTCTGAGGGAGCGAAGCTCCCAGGCCAGTGCCGAGCTGCAGCTGTCCCACGGACTCTGGGGGCTGCGCACCGCGCTGATCCGCGACAACCTGAAGACGTACCGCACGGAGCAGTCCTGCGGGCTCGTCTATGTGCTCAAGCTGGGCATCTGCGCCGGTTTCACCATCGTGTCCGACCTCTTGCCGCCGGAGGCCCTGGATGCGTTCGTGCGGGAGGAATTGCGGGCCGAGACGCAGTACGGATTCGTGCGGGTGAGCGTGACGCACACCTGGGCGTCGACCCCGGAGCAGAGCCTCGCCCTCCTGAACCGGATTTTGGAGGTGCCCGATCAGGCGGAGCTGACTCGGCGGCTCACCCTGGGGATGCACCGGCTGACCCAGGACCAGCACCGTGCCCTCGTGCAGGCCTTGGGCTGAGGGGTCGTCAGAATCGCCGGCCGGTCATGACCTCGTAGGCTTCCTCGACCGTTCCCACTTCCCTGATCGTGACGTTGAGCTCCAGCGCCAAGCTCGACAGGCCCCACTGGGGCTCGTAGAACTGTCCGCGGGGAATGAGGATGGTGCGGTACCCTTCGCGGGCCGCCGCGCGCACCTTGTCCGGAATGGCGCCGACGACCCCGATCCGCCCGTCCGACTCGAGCGTGCCGGTCACGGCCACTCCGCGCCGGATCGGGTCGCCCTTCAAGACGGCGATGAATCCGACCGCCATGGCGGCGCCCGCGCTCGGCCCGTCGCTGCTCGTCGGTACGTAGGAGAGACCGTAGATGGTCAGCGTCCCGGTGTGGCGGACGGCGGGCGTCCGGTCCACGGCGTATGTGAAGGCGGCTTGCATGGCGCGCAGGTAGGCGCCGAAGAATTGCACCCGGTTGTTCCCCCATTGGAGATGGATCGGATCCGGGGAGGCCTTCTGGTCCCACTGGAGCAGCATGACTTCGAAGACGCCCCGGTTGTTGGAGGAGATCGCGCCGAGCACGGGGACCTCGACGACCGACTCCGCTCCGGCGGGGCTCGCAACGGACAGCAGGACCAGGAGAATCGAGCCACAGGCCAGGGCCGAGGGGAGCCGCCGTTTGTTGAGCCGGTCCGTCATGGGCATCGGTGCTGCAGAGGCAGTCTAGGAAGATTCCGGAAGGATGTAAAGTCGGGCGTAGGGGCGTGGCGATGACCTT
This portion of the Nitrospirota bacterium genome encodes:
- a CDS encoding Ppx/GppA phosphatase family protein, producing the protein MRESPKSMVLAGVDIGTLTCRLLIARVGAEGRLSELHAQRQVLRLGEGLARGGRLKPAAMARVIATLARWRRIIETYQVDGEAVVATSAVREATNREEFLAKAKQEAGFSVEVISGEEEARRTMLGIRSGLPKGVSAILGLDIGGGSTEFILDRPNRPPVIRSIEIGVVRLTEQALLHDPPTAEEIARASEAVVVAADSVRPVLGDLHGTTFVGAAGTITTLAAMALGLSAYEGARIHNYRLELETVRRLERELLSRSKAQRRGTPGLEAGREDVIAAGTLILRGVMERLGYEACLVSDLGLREGIVLDLAVRLRERDQ
- a CDS encoding PKD domain-containing protein, which encodes MVSRILLASWFLSWLLPGSSALAFRITAPVADSTLASGQEIPVRVELGMEIGISRVRYYWYRQGEEPLVAQLARPALEATASVSPPYGGTLRVPAEAFGVLRLLAVGEVTRGRLAGKEEFDEVLVRVAPQAALTGVEFEVEKPWRLETLGKILEVPVVGQFADGVTRRIGGASSGSVYRSSDEAVVAVDSDGLIRVAGNGRAIVTVANGGKEGTISVVVKADGEDNRAPIARAGPDLTVKGGTTVVLNALRSSDPDGDPLQYEWTQIRGNKVSLLDPGSAKATFVAPVVSARRLLQFRLRVTDMKGPDTVKGADGLPAYVNVWVEP
- a CDS encoding S16 family serine protease; translation: MTDRLNKRRLPSALACGSILLVLLSVASPAGAESVVEVPVLGAISSNNRGVFEVMLLQWDQKASPDPIHLQWGNNRVQFFGAYLRAMQAAFTYAVDRTPAVRHTGTLTIYGLSYVPTSSDGPSAGAAMAVGFIAVLKGDPIRRGVAVTGTLESDGRIGVVGAIPDKVRAAAREGYRTILIPRGQFYEPQWGLSSLALELNVTIREVGTVEEAYEVMTGRRF
- a CDS encoding peroxiredoxin yields the protein MALRLGDEAPNFTADTTEGRINFHEWLGNGWGILFSHPKDFTPVCTTELGTVAKIMPEFKKRNVKVIAISVDPMDAHKGWINDINETQRCTVNYPLIADPERKVATLYDMIHPNALDNMTVRSVFVIGPDKKIKLTLTYPASTGRNFDELLRVIDSLQLTANYKVATPANWKDGEDCIITPAVSDADAKNLFPKGFKAVKPYLRYTPQPNR